One Gemmatimonadaceae bacterium genomic window, TCGGCAGCCTGGTTCCTGGCGGTCTCCTGCGGTCGCACAACGTCCAGCGACAGCCACGACACCATCGCCGCCGCCTGTGACGAAGGCGTCGCAGACCCGAACTGCCACACGTTGCAGTTCGGCGGCGTGACACGCGCGTACTTGCTCCACGTGCCCGCGAACTTTCACGCGGGGACGAGCGGGCTTGTCGTCGCGCTGCACGGATCACAGGGCTCCGGCCTGCGACTCATGAGCACGAGCGGCTTGAACGCCGAGTCGGATGCGATGGGTTTCGCAGTCGCGTATCCGTTTTCGCTCGTATCGCCTGGCGCAGGATTCACCGAATGGAACGAGTTCTACAATCACTCATACGGCAGCAATCCGCCGGACGACGTCGGCTTCATTCGCCAGGTCATTCTCGACTTGCAGGCGCAGATCGGTCCCGACCCCAAGCGCATCTACGTGACGGGTCTCTCGAACGGCGGCATGATGGCGCACCGCGTCGGTGTCGAGCTGTCGTCGCTGGTCGCAGCAATCGGCGTCGTCGAAGGAACGCTCGTGTCTCCGGGTTCCGTGTCCAGCGTTCCGAGAGCCGCCGCTCCGGTCTCCGTGTTGATTCTCCACGGCGATTCGGACACCACCGTGCCCTGCTGCTCGGCACCGCCGGTCGCGTCGCAGGAGGAGACTTTCAACTACTGGTCCGGCCCATCAGCAAATTCGTGCGCGACCGTCGACACGACGCAGCCGATCTGCGACACGGAGGGGAATGCGGTA contains:
- a CDS encoding PHB depolymerase family esterase; protein product: MRSRFRLASTSAAWFLAVSCGRTTSSDSHDTIAAACDEGVADPNCHTLQFGGVTRAYLLHVPANFHAGTSGLVVALHGSQGSGLRLMSTSGLNAESDAMGFAVAYPFSLVSPGAGFTEWNEFYNHSYGSNPPDDVGFIRQVILDLQAQIGPDPKRIYVTGLSNGGMMAHRVGVELSSLVAAIGVVEGTLVSPGSVSSVPRAAAPVSVLILHGDSDTTVPCCSAPPVASQEETFNYWSGPSANSCATVDTTQPICDTEGNAVAIEKRATGCNGGSEVQYYRLEGGIHLWYTAPMNVSGQMPYNPDLSSSTGVTTDEILWKFFAAHPKQ